TCGTATTCCCGTTGCTAGAAATGTAACCGCAGTGGCTTTGTTGGCTCCAGGTACCACACAAGGGGACTCTCGTTTTGGCGAGGCAGGTTCAGGTGGTAACTTTGCTTCTTTTGGCGGTTCATCAATTGCTGAAAATGCAATGTATATCAATGGCTTAAACGTCACTAATTTCAGGAATGGTGTTGGTTTTTCAACTGTGCCCTTCGAATTTTATAAAGAATTTCAAGTTAAAACTGGTGGGTATTCTGCCGAGTTTGGTCGTTCTACAGGTGGAGTGATTAATGCGGTAACAAAAAGCGGCACTAATGAATTTAAATTTGGTGGAAATATATTTTATACCCCAGATGCACTGCGTTCATCATCTCCGAATGTATCTGATGCGACCGGTGACCCTTTTATTATTAACAGTGCGGATAGAAGTAGTAATATAAACGGTAATATATATGCTTCTGGTCCGATTATTGAAGACACCTTGTTTTTCTATGCTATCTATAATCCTAAATCTTATAAAGGTGAGAATATAGTTAGTCGAGGTGATGGTTTTAGAGATCGTAGCCAAGAAGACGCCTTTTGGGGAGCTAAAATTGATTGGCATATTAATGATCAACATTTATTGGAATACTTAGCGTTTTCCGATGCAAATGATGTAGTGGATTTTAATCATGAATATGATGTAACAACTAACCAAAAAACAAACTTAATTTCAACTTCAACTACGAGTTCAGGCGGTGACAATTTTTCAGTTAAATACACCGGCTACTGGACTAGTGATTTCACTATTTCTGCTTTGTACGGTGAAAATAAGTATAACATCACCAGTTTAGCTGATAATCAATCTGACTGTAATATGGTGCTTGATGTACGAGAATTTAGTGTTGGATATGACATAGGCTGTGCATCCTTGAATGACTATTTTGTTGAAGTGGGGGAGGACAGCAGAAAAGCTTTTCGGCTAGACGCTGAATACTCCTTAGGCGAGCACTTTATTCGATTTGGATATGATAGTGAAACTAACACTTCTTTTGGGCAGGAAAAATATTCAGGGGAGGGAGATGGCGGTTATTGGATTTTATTTGATGGCGTACCTGGTACATCTTTAACACCAGAAGTGATGGTCCCTGATGGCGTAACTCAATATGCCAGACAACGTGTTAGAACTGTCGGTGGTGAATTTGAAACGCAATCTACAGCCATATATATCGAGGATATCTGGAGTGTTACTGATAACTTCACTTTACAGTTAGGATTACGCAGCGATACTTTCGATAATAAAAATTCAAGCGGCAAAACCTTTGCTAAAATTGAAAATATGATTGCTCCTCGTATTGGTTTAAGTTTCGATTTAAATGGCGATGGAGAATCAAAAATATTCGCTAATATGGGGCGTTATTTTTTACCTGTGGCAAATAACACAAATGTTAGATTATCTGGCAATCAAAGTGATGTGTATGGCTATTACGCGTTGTCTGATGTTGAGCAATTAGAATATAAAGGTTTTCCTTATTATTTCCCCGTGTTAGGTGAAAAATTTGGTGAACACGTCACTTCTCGAGGAGTGGAACCTGATACTAGTGTGATTGTTGATCAAGCATTAGATCCTATGTTTCAAGATGAATTTGTAGTTGGCTATCAAGCTATAATTAATGATGATTGGTCTTGGGGAATTAAAGGTGTCCGTCGTGAATTAGCCGGCGCCATTGATGATATGCTCATCGATCACTTTACTGAAAAGGCTTATGGTTGTGGTCATGTAGATGGTAATTACGTGTTAGGCAATCCAGGTAAAGATATGCAGGTTAATATCGATACTGATTGTGATGGTATCGGAGATGGTGTGATCACTATTTCAAGTGCAGATTTAGGTTATCCTGTTGCAGAACGTTATTATAATTCTGTAGTTGTGAATATAGATCGTCAATGGGATGAAGTATGGATGTTGTCTGCATCATATACATGGTCTCATTCATACGGTAATACAGAAGGACTGGTAAAATCAGACAATTATCAGGCGGACGCCGGTTTGACTACTGATTTTGATTATGTGGAATTAACTGATGGCGCATATGGAAATTTACCTAATGATAGACGGCATATGTTTAAAATGTTTGGTGCTTATCAATTAACAGATGCATTTTCAGTCAGTGCTAGTCTGCGAGTAGAGTCGGGCCGTCCTCGTAATGGTTTTGGGGTCGGTTACCCAGAAATAGGGTCTCTGGAATACGTTCAGACATATTATGTGTGTAGTGATTTATGTGATCAAGGTGCAGATGCTAATTTCACATTCAACCCGCGGGGTAGTTATGGCACAACCGATTGGATCAATACACTTGATTTAGGTGCCGCATACTCACTTAATTTGGCAGGTATGGATATGCAAGTTCGTGCAGACATATATAATGTTCTTAATAGTGATGCAGTTCGCTACTATCGCGAAAACGTCGAATTAAGTTTAGGTGAACAAGACCCTACTTTTGGTTTACCCAATAATTGGCAAACTCCGCGCTATGTGCAGTTAAGTTTTTCTTTTGATTATTAATTGGACAAATAATTGATTTAAGTGAATAAGGTCTCTATAAGAGGCCTTTTTTTTTGCGGAAAAAAATTGAGTGATTTTATTATTAAAGTAACTCATATATATACAAAAGCCATATATAAGCTAAACCTGTGTGATTTTTGAACTAATATATTAAAGTTTAATCCGTTTGTTAGCATTATTTTATATTTACCCCAAAAGCAATCAAAATATTTTACTAAATCTTAACTATTGGTCTTAGTTGTGCCTTGACAATTTGCGGCTATCCGTGTGAATATTCTTGAGTCTTAGTGTTGTATTTCTTCACTAAGCCCCTTAAACAGAGCTTAAAAGCCCCTTGCTAGCTTAATTAAAAGTGTAACAAGGATTCAAAATAAAAATTGGTTGGGAATTATGTCCAAAATGAGCAAGAGAAATCTAATTGCTTCTGCCGTAGTTGGTGCTTGTGCACTCGGTAGCAGCACCGTTGTCTCTGCAGACCCTTTAAATGATCTTCATAAAGAAGAAGCAATTATTCATGTGGCTGCAGCGAAATCCCAAGAAAAGATAAATAAACTTTATGAACAGTCTCAGGAGTTATTTGTCGAATACCGTGGTGTTGTTGACGAAACAGAAACTTTAAAAGTCTATAACGATTATGTTGCGACACTTGTTGCTGATCAGCAACGTGGTATTGATTCATTGCAACGTCAAATCGACGGAATTGATGGCGTAAAACGCGGCGTAGTTCCTTTGATGTTCAGAATGATTGATAGCTTAGAGCAGTTTATCGACCTTGATGTTCCTATTAACCTTGAAGAGCGTAAAGACAGAGTTGAGCGTTTAAGAGATGTTATGGGTAACTCTAATGTTACTACTTCAGAGCAATTCCGTCAGGTAATTGAAGCGTACCAAGTTGAAAATCAATATGGTCGTGCTATTCGTGCCTACCAAGGTACATTGGATTATCAAGGTAAAGAAGTAACGGTTGATTTCTTCAATTTAGGAAGAACTGCGTTATTAGCATTATCTTTAGACCAAAAGAATGCTTGGGTTTGGGATAATAAAACTCGAACTTGGGAAACTCTTGGTGCTGAGTACCTTAGTTCAGTTGTTACCGCTGTTAAAATGGCGAATAAATTAACACCTCCTGACCTTCTTAAACTACCAATTACAGCTGCGGAGTAATATTGATGAAAACTGTATTTAAATCTATATTAGCAGCCGTATCTATTGCTTTAGTCGCTTCTACTGCGCAAGCTGCTGGTTCATTAGAAGAATTACTTCAGGAAGTGAAAAAAAATCGCGTTTCTGAAGCTCGTATTAACAAACAACGTGAAGCAGAGTTTCAATCGGCTCGTGCTGATAAACAAGCTTTAGTAAGAAAAGCCCAAGCTGCACTTAAAGCAGAAAAAAATCGTGGCGATGATTTACAAAAGCAATTTTCTGATAACGAAGTTAAGTTAGCAGAAAAAGAAGTTGAATTAACGCAAGCTACAGGTACTTTAGGTGAAATGTTTGGTGTTGTTCGTCAAGCATCAGCTGAAGCCTATGGCCAAATTTCTACTTCAATTGTAAGTGCTGAATTTCCAGGACGTGGTGCTTTTTTAAAGCGTATGTCTGAAGAATCTAAAGGCCTTCCAAATATTAAAGAGCTAGAAGATTTATGGTTTGCTCTACAAACTGAAATGACTGAGTCTGGACAAGTTTCTCGTTTTACAACAGAAGTGGTTAGTCTAGATGGTGGTTCACAGCAACAAGAAGTAGTGCGTATTGGTACTTTCAACTTAGTTGGTGAACAAGGTTATTTAGTTTATGACGACCAAAATGAAAAAGTACAACCTCTAGGTCGTCAACCTGATAGTCATTTATTATCATCAGCTCAAGAGATGAGAGCCGCGACCTCTGGTTTAATTCCGTTTTATGCTGATCCTTCAAGTGGTGCTATTCTTGGCCTATTGAAAGAAAAAGCAACTATGATGGAACGTTACCATGCAGGTGGAACGGTTGGTTATGTCATAACAGTTATGTTAGCTATTGGTTTATTAATTGGCTTATATAAAATTGTTACTTTAACTATCGTAAGTGGCAAAATCAGCTCGCAAGTTAAAAACATTGAGAATCCTTCAAGTGGTAACCCTCTTGGTCGTATACTGACTGTTTATAGAGAAAATAAATCAGCTGATGTTGAAACTCTAGAGTTGAAACTAGATGAAGCTATATTGCGTGAATTACCTAAAATTGACAGTGGTATTAATGTGATTAAGATTTTTGCTGCAATGGCTCCGCTTTTAGGTCTATTAGGTACAGTACTTGGTATGATTTTAACCTTCCAACAAATTACTTTGTTCGGTACAGGTGACCCTAAATTGATGGCTGGTAGTATCTCAATGGCGTTGGTAACAACGGCTCAAGGTATTATTGCTGCATTGCCTTTACTATTAACTCACAGTATTGTTTCAGGACGTAGTAAGTCTATTGTACATATTCTTGATGAGCAAACTGCAGGCATAGTAGCGGCTCACGCTGAGTCGGAGAAAGTTTAATATGTTATACCTGATAGAACTATGGGAGTCTGTCAGGGACTTTATCGCTGCCGGCGGCGACGTGTTATACGTTGTTGCCCTAGCGCTCTTTCTAATGTGGGTTTTGATGATTGAGCGTTATTGGTATTTATCTTCAGTGTTTCCAAAGTTGAGAGATGAAATTATTTCCAATTGGGATGCACGAAGTGATACTACCTCATGGTATGCGCATAGAATCCGTGACACATGGATTTCGCAAGCTTCGGATGGCCTTAGTGCAAGAATGTTATTAATAAAAACTCTTGTTGCTATGTGTCCTCTAATTGGTCTTCTAGGCACTGTAACCGGTATGATCGGAGTGTTTGAGACCATGGCGACTCAGGGTACAAGTAACCCTCGTCTAATGGCTGCAGGAATTTCTATGGCTACTATTCCAACAATGGCTGGAATGGTTGCTGCTTTATCTGGCGTTTTCTTTAGTTCTCGTTTAGAAGCTAAAGTGAAAATGGCTAAAGTAAAGTTAATAGACAGTCTGCCCCATCATTAATGAGAGGATCTTATGGGTCGAAAAGTTAGAGTAGAAGAGGAAGACGCAGAAATTGATATGACACCTATGCTAGACATAGTGTTTATCATGCTGATCTTCTTCATCGTAACGACCGTTTTTGTAAAAGAAGCGGGTGTTAATGTAAATAAACCTAATGGTACGTTGGCTGTCATGCCCAAAAATGCAAATATTTTCATCGCTGTAACTGAAGATGGAGATGTTTGGATGGATAAAAGGGTAATTGATATTGATAGTGTTCGAGCTAACCTTGAACGCTTGATGGCAGAGCAGCCTTCTGATGTGATTATTATTCAAGCTGACAAAAATGCCGAACACGGTATTGTTGTTGAAGTTATGGATCAAGTAAAAGCAGCAGGTATAGATCGTATCTCAATTGCAACGGCAGGTAGTTAATATGGGTCGATTAATTGTTTCTATATTACTAGGTGGTGTGATTGCATTTTCTTTGTTTGTTATTATGGCAAAGTTAATTGCAAACTCATCAAGACCTGCGGAAAAAGCGGCTCCGACGCCAGTAATTGATATTGTAATGGCAACACCTGATGACGCAACGCAAGTTCGTCAACGTGTACCGCCACCGCCACCGCCGCCGCCGCAGCAGCCACCTAAAATTCAACCAGTTGAACCTGATGTGGCTGATGTAAATACTGATGGGTTAAGTTTTAATATGCCTTCGGTTGAAGTTGGTGGAGCATCTATCGATATTGGTGGTGTGGGGGCTATGCGTGATGGTGAAGCTACACCAATAGTACGTATTGAACCTAAATATCCAGTGCAAGCTGCTCGTGATGGAAAAGAAGGATGGGTAAAACTATCTTTCACTATCAACGAAGTAGGTGGTGTGGAAGATGTTGAGGTTATTGAAGCTGACCCTAAACGTGTATTTGACCGCGAAGCGAGAAGAGCGTTAAGTAAGTGGAAATATAAGCCTAAGATTGAAGACGGGAAACCTATGAAACAATTTGGGCTAACAGTACAATTGGACTTTAAGTTGGATCAATCATGATGAAGAAATATTTAAAACATTTATGTGCGGTTTCAGCCATTACTGTAGCAGTATCAGTGCCAAATTTAGCTTTGGCACAAGCTAAAGATAGTGCTAAAGCTAAACCAGTTGGACCCATCGCTTGTCCAGGTTATGTTCGAGCCAAAACTAATATACCTGGCCAAAAAACCGGTAAGAAAGTCGGCGCTGCTTTAGATTTTTATAATTTAGATCAGGTTGATGAAGCGCTGAAAACCCTTCTAGAAATAGAAACGGACGAACCGTTTGATCGTGCGTTTACTGATAATTTTATTGGTAAGTTGCTGGCAGGGTCAGGTAAAGGTAAAGAGTCGCTTAAATACTTTGTTAAAGCGGTTAACTCGAAACAGCTAAATGATGTCGAGCAAGTTGGTGGAATTAAGTTAATTGCAGATTTAAACCTTCAAGAAGGTGAATATGAAGAAGCAATTAAATGGTATAAAGAATGGTTAGAGTTTACTTGTAAAGAAGACTTTGATGTTTACTTTAGAATGGCTAATGCCTATTACCAAACTCAGCAGTACGCTGAGATAATACCGCCAATCAATAAAGCAATTGCTTTAGCTGAAAAGCCTAATAAAACAACTTATGCGCTGAAAATGACATCTTACTATAGTCGTAAGATGTATAAAGAAACGATTGAAGTGCAAGAAGAAGCGGTTAAGGTTTTTCCTGATGACAAAAATTTATGGACTCAATTAGGCATGTTTTACATGTTGGTTGAAGATCATAGAAAGGCGTTATCTACTTTTGAACTTGCGTATCATCAAGGCTTTATCACTAAGGCTGCGGAAATCAGAGCACTTAGTCAGCTTTATACTATGAACGATATACCAATAAAAGCTGCTCAGGTACTTGAGAAACATGTTAAATCAGGTTTTGTTAAGAAAACTGATACCATATTATCGAGTATAGGTTCTAATTTTCAGCAAGCTAAAGAGTTTAAAGAAGCCGCTGATTATTATGGTCAGGCAGCCGATATGACGTCTGATCCTAGTATGTACTTCAAGCAAGGTAATATGTTGTATATAGCTGAGCGACCCAATGAAGCTTTGAAAGCGTTACAAAAATCGCTGGATGAAGGAGCTGATAATAAAGGTAGGATCCATATGGTAATGATGGAAGCTAACTTTTATCAAGGTCGTTACAAACAAGCTTATGAACATATTCAAGAAGCTAAAAAAGATCCATCAACTCGACGTAATGCTAGAAGTTGGGAGTCTTTTATTAAAGAAAAAGCCAAAAATAACGGCGTGACACTTTAATTAAACTTGTTTTCATAATTGAAAAAAGCTCCCTTTGGGAGCTTTTTTATTTATATTCCGATAATAGTTATCTTGTGAGCCGTTTCCTTATAGCGCATAATATTTATGTGTTCCTTTTATCCCCAATTCTTTCCACTTTATCAATCAGTGAATTAATATATAGATGCAGTATTTTGTTACCGTTTTCATCAGTGCTTTTTTAGTTTTTCAAATCCAACCCATCGCTTCAAAAATATTATTACCTTGGTTTGGAGGAGGAGCGGGTGTATGGACAACTTGTTTGTTGTTTTTTCAGTTCTTCTTATTGGCAGGATATTTTTACGCATACCTTTTGTCTCGTTTTTTTAATGCTAAAAAACAAGCTTTTATTCATTTAGGGTTACTTTTTGTCAGCTTACTGACCTTACCCATACAGTTTTCAGAGTTACACCTATCCACTGAAAGTAGCCTGCCTACTTTAGATATATTGAAACTATTAGGTTTTGGTATTGGTTTACCTTTTCTGGTTTTGTCTGCAACAAGCCCACTGTTACAAAGTTGGTTTAGTCGTTTTAACAAACTAACTAATCCATATTTACTTTATGCTATGTCAAATTTAGGTTCTTTCTTAGCGTTAATTACTTATCCAATATTTATTGAGCCAACTCTATTATTGACTAGCCAAACCTTTTTTTGGTCAGCTTGCTTTATTTTGTTTGTAGTTGTAATTAGTGGTATATGTATTAATGTGATTAGAAGAAGCAGAAATATAATTGACGAAATTGATAATCCTATCAGTCTTAAATCAATCCCTATTATAAGCATGCTTCTTTGGTTTTTGTTATCAGCATTAGGTGTGGTTATTTTAGTGTCAACCACAAATGCTATGACTCAAAATGTTCCCCCTATGCCATTTCTGTGGGTTGCACCTTTAGCCCTATATTTGGGAACTTATGTCCTTGCTTTTAGTCACTGGAATATTTATCAAAGAAAATTTTGGGTACCTACATATATATTTGCAGCAATCCTTGGGGTGTTTATTTATTTTATCGGTGGCCAATTTGATATCTTAACCCAGGTCATTATTTATCTATTTATTTTGTTAACTGCCTGCATGATTTGCCATGGTGAACTAAATAATTTGAAACCGGAAAAGCATAATCCCACCTTATTTTATTTGATTTTATCCATGGGGGGCGTCTTTGGTAGTTTTATGGTGTCGGTAGTGGCTCAATACAGCTTTGATGATTTTTTTGAGTTTCCAATCGCTATTGCCTCTGTATTCGTTTTATTAGGTTTTTCTTTGTTGAGTCATAATAAAGTTATATCAGCCCAGGCCACAAAACTAAAACCAAAAAAGCAGTCTAGTGAATATTTATTACCTAGTTTGTGTTTTATTGGTAGTTTGTGTCTGTTGCTAATTTTCCTACAGATGAATAACCTATATCAACAATATGACATAGTTAAAACACGCAATTTCTATGGAGTATTAACAGTAAAAGATGTTGTAGAAGGAAATGTACAAGAACGAAGGTTAGTCGATGGTACTACTGCCCATGGAGGGCAATCTTTAGAGCCAACCAAAACTAACATCCCTTTAAGTTATTATCGTCCTTCTACAGGTGTTGAGTTGGTATTAACTGAGTTATCTAATTATCATGACTCATTAAATGTCGGCATAGTGGGGTTGGGAGTAGGGGCATTAGCTGCATACGGTAAAGCGAATGATGAATATACTTTCTACGAATTAAACCCAGCTGTAGTTGAGTTCGCCCATGAGTATTTTAGTTTTATTAGAAACTCTAATGCTAATGTATCTATACAGTTAGGAGATGCCAGAGTTAATTTACAAGCTGAGTTAGATAAGGGCCAATTGAATCATTTTGATGTTTTGGTTATTGATGCATTTTCTGGTGATCAAATACCAACACATCTACTTACTCAACAAGCATTCTTATTATATGACCAGCATATCGATAATAACGGCGTTATTGTTTTGCATATTTCTAATAGGCATTTGTCTTTATTGCCAGTTGTGTTGGGCAATGCTGATTTATTGAACATGCAGGTTATGTTTTTTTCTACATCCGGGGGCACTAATGAACACGATGCAGAATGGCTGTTGTTGAGTAAAAATACACAAGTACTCGAAAATCCAAACTTAATTAAAGCACAAACCGCTTTATCTTTGTCAAAAAACAAAAGAGTGAAATGGACTGACGACTACTCAAGTTTATTGCCAATATTAAAAGTGTTGAATTAATTTTTCATTGATAATAACAGTTTTAGTACATTCTTTATGGCAAGTTCAATTTGTTTTTTACCGGTTAAATTAAACTCAATC
The sequence above is a segment of the Paraglaciecola sp. L3A3 genome. Coding sequences within it:
- a CDS encoding energy transducer TonB, producing MGRLIVSILLGGVIAFSLFVIMAKLIANSSRPAEKAAPTPVIDIVMATPDDATQVRQRVPPPPPPPPQQPPKIQPVEPDVADVNTDGLSFNMPSVEVGGASIDIGGVGAMRDGEATPIVRIEPKYPVQAARDGKEGWVKLSFTINEVGGVEDVEVIEADPKRVFDREARRALSKWKYKPKIEDGKPMKQFGLTVQLDFKLDQS
- a CDS encoding MotA/TolQ/ExbB proton channel family protein, yielding MKTVFKSILAAVSIALVASTAQAAGSLEELLQEVKKNRVSEARINKQREAEFQSARADKQALVRKAQAALKAEKNRGDDLQKQFSDNEVKLAEKEVELTQATGTLGEMFGVVRQASAEAYGQISTSIVSAEFPGRGAFLKRMSEESKGLPNIKELEDLWFALQTEMTESGQVSRFTTEVVSLDGGSQQQEVVRIGTFNLVGEQGYLVYDDQNEKVQPLGRQPDSHLLSSAQEMRAATSGLIPFYADPSSGAILGLLKEKATMMERYHAGGTVGYVITVMLAIGLLIGLYKIVTLTIVSGKISSQVKNIENPSSGNPLGRILTVYRENKSADVETLELKLDEAILRELPKIDSGINVIKIFAAMAPLLGLLGTVLGMILTFQQITLFGTGDPKLMAGSISMALVTTAQGIIAALPLLLTHSIVSGRSKSIVHILDEQTAGIVAAHAESEKV
- a CDS encoding biopolymer transporter ExbD, whose amino-acid sequence is MGRKVRVEEEDAEIDMTPMLDIVFIMLIFFIVTTVFVKEAGVNVNKPNGTLAVMPKNANIFIAVTEDGDVWMDKRVIDIDSVRANLERLMAEQPSDVIIIQADKNAEHGIVVEVMDQVKAAGIDRISIATAGS
- a CDS encoding MotA/TolQ/ExbB proton channel family protein, which translates into the protein MLYLIELWESVRDFIAAGGDVLYVVALALFLMWVLMIERYWYLSSVFPKLRDEIISNWDARSDTTSWYAHRIRDTWISQASDGLSARMLLIKTLVAMCPLIGLLGTVTGMIGVFETMATQGTSNPRLMAAGISMATIPTMAGMVAALSGVFFSSRLEAKVKMAKVKLIDSLPHH
- a CDS encoding DUF3450 domain-containing protein, whose product is MSKRNLIASAVVGACALGSSTVVSADPLNDLHKEEAIIHVAAAKSQEKINKLYEQSQELFVEYRGVVDETETLKVYNDYVATLVADQQRGIDSLQRQIDGIDGVKRGVVPLMFRMIDSLEQFIDLDVPINLEERKDRVERLRDVMGNSNVTTSEQFRQVIEAYQVENQYGRAIRAYQGTLDYQGKEVTVDFFNLGRTALLALSLDQKNAWVWDNKTRTWETLGAEYLSSVVTAVKMANKLTPPDLLKLPITAAE
- a CDS encoding tetratricopeptide repeat protein; its protein translation is MKKYLKHLCAVSAITVAVSVPNLALAQAKDSAKAKPVGPIACPGYVRAKTNIPGQKTGKKVGAALDFYNLDQVDEALKTLLEIETDEPFDRAFTDNFIGKLLAGSGKGKESLKYFVKAVNSKQLNDVEQVGGIKLIADLNLQEGEYEEAIKWYKEWLEFTCKEDFDVYFRMANAYYQTQQYAEIIPPINKAIALAEKPNKTTYALKMTSYYSRKMYKETIEVQEEAVKVFPDDKNLWTQLGMFYMLVEDHRKALSTFELAYHQGFITKAAEIRALSQLYTMNDIPIKAAQVLEKHVKSGFVKKTDTILSSIGSNFQQAKEFKEAADYYGQAADMTSDPSMYFKQGNMLYIAERPNEALKALQKSLDEGADNKGRIHMVMMEANFYQGRYKQAYEHIQEAKKDPSTRRNARSWESFIKEKAKNNGVTL
- a CDS encoding TonB-dependent receptor produces the protein MFTFKKNGAALAVAISLGIALPAIASNNDGVLSGKVLVDGNNPLADAQITVVDTETGLTRTIESDDTGSYRFSKLPVGFYEVTVKRDGYETNSITNLAVRIGSNSANIPMVENGMERIQVTGAHLAIIDISSSESSLNIGELELDRIPVARNVTAVALLAPGTTQGDSRFGEAGSGGNFASFGGSSIAENAMYINGLNVTNFRNGVGFSTVPFEFYKEFQVKTGGYSAEFGRSTGGVINAVTKSGTNEFKFGGNIFYTPDALRSSSPNVSDATGDPFIINSADRSSNINGNIYASGPIIEDTLFFYAIYNPKSYKGENIVSRGDGFRDRSQEDAFWGAKIDWHINDQHLLEYLAFSDANDVVDFNHEYDVTTNQKTNLISTSTTSSGGDNFSVKYTGYWTSDFTISALYGENKYNITSLADNQSDCNMVLDVREFSVGYDIGCASLNDYFVEVGEDSRKAFRLDAEYSLGEHFIRFGYDSETNTSFGQEKYSGEGDGGYWILFDGVPGTSLTPEVMVPDGVTQYARQRVRTVGGEFETQSTAIYIEDIWSVTDNFTLQLGLRSDTFDNKNSSGKTFAKIENMIAPRIGLSFDLNGDGESKIFANMGRYFLPVANNTNVRLSGNQSDVYGYYALSDVEQLEYKGFPYYFPVLGEKFGEHVTSRGVEPDTSVIVDQALDPMFQDEFVVGYQAIINDDWSWGIKGVRRELAGAIDDMLIDHFTEKAYGCGHVDGNYVLGNPGKDMQVNIDTDCDGIGDGVITISSADLGYPVAERYYNSVVVNIDRQWDEVWMLSASYTWSHSYGNTEGLVKSDNYQADAGLTTDFDYVELTDGAYGNLPNDRRHMFKMFGAYQLTDAFSVSASLRVESGRPRNGFGVGYPEIGSLEYVQTYYVCSDLCDQGADANFTFNPRGSYGTTDWINTLDLGAAYSLNLAGMDMQVRADIYNVLNSDAVRYYRENVELSLGEQDPTFGLPNNWQTPRYVQLSFSFDY
- a CDS encoding fused MFS/spermidine synthase — protein: MQYFVTVFISAFLVFQIQPIASKILLPWFGGGAGVWTTCLLFFQFFLLAGYFYAYLLSRFFNAKKQAFIHLGLLFVSLLTLPIQFSELHLSTESSLPTLDILKLLGFGIGLPFLVLSATSPLLQSWFSRFNKLTNPYLLYAMSNLGSFLALITYPIFIEPTLLLTSQTFFWSACFILFVVVISGICINVIRRSRNIIDEIDNPISLKSIPIISMLLWFLLSALGVVILVSTTNAMTQNVPPMPFLWVAPLALYLGTYVLAFSHWNIYQRKFWVPTYIFAAILGVFIYFIGGQFDILTQVIIYLFILLTACMICHGELNNLKPEKHNPTLFYLILSMGGVFGSFMVSVVAQYSFDDFFEFPIAIASVFVLLGFSLLSHNKVISAQATKLKPKKQSSEYLLPSLCFIGSLCLLLIFLQMNNLYQQYDIVKTRNFYGVLTVKDVVEGNVQERRLVDGTTAHGGQSLEPTKTNIPLSYYRPSTGVELVLTELSNYHDSLNVGIVGLGVGALAAYGKANDEYTFYELNPAVVEFAHEYFSFIRNSNANVSIQLGDARVNLQAELDKGQLNHFDVLVIDAFSGDQIPTHLLTQQAFLLYDQHIDNNGVIVLHISNRHLSLLPVVLGNADLLNMQVMFFSTSGGTNEHDAEWLLLSKNTQVLENPNLIKAQTALSLSKNKRVKWTDDYSSLLPILKVLN